The Acetobacter oryzifermentans genomic interval CACGTATCTGCTAGTTCTGCCATAGGGGAAGACGGCGTAATGGGGTAAATCGCACAAACTTCGTTCACACGATAAGCAATATGCGCAACAGATGTATTGCCATCCATTGTCTGGAGTTGTTCAGCCATGACATTCTCCATTTTATGCACGCACCTTGAAGCGTGTAGGCATAATTGGCTCACCCAAACTTCCCTTTGTTGGCGTGGCCTCTACTGGTTCAGGGTTCATCTCAATGGCATGGCAAGGGCACTGTTCTGCGCAAACTGCGCAACCGGTGCACAGATCCATCTCAACCGCATATCCCTTCCCCGGCCCTAGCCGCGTAATAGCTTGTTCGGGGCAAGAGGCATAACAATTGTCGCATTCAAAGCAATTGCCACAGGAAAGGCATCTACCGGCTTCATAACGTGCTGTTTTTTCATCCAAACCGGCGAATATTTCATCAAACCCGGCCCGTTCCGTTAAGGGGCGCTCGGGCTGCTTGCTTCGGTCTGCCTGCGCGTAATCTGGCAGGTGCAGCATATCGAATGAGACAAGCGGATGTGCCGCAGGGTGCACATAATGACGCCCGGCCAAATAAGCATCTATGGCACGTGCTGCAAGCTTGCCGTGGCCTGTTGCGGTTGTCATGGTGCGTGCGCCACCTATGCAATCTCCGCCGGCAAAAATGCCATCCTGCCCTGTTATGAGCGTTGCGGCATCTACAACAACCGTATCACTCGTACTTATGGTGATAGCTGGCGCTGTTTTAAGCAAAGCCAGATCACTATGCTCTCCAACGGCCATAACCACTGCATCCGCTGGCAAATGTGTTGTCTGCCCCGTTGGGGTTACGCTGCCATCTGGGTTCATGGTCACTTTTTCAACTGTGACCCCATCTGCACCAAAATGGTCTGCAACGCTTAACCATTCAATTTTAACTCCTTCTGCAAAGGCTGCATCTGCTTCGCTTGGCAAGGCTTCCATGTGCTTGGGATCATAACGGAAAATCAGAACCGTATCTTTGGCGCCCAAACGTTCTGCTGTACGGGCGGCATCCATTGCCACGTTACCCCCGCCAACAATGGCAACACTGCGGCCCAACTGGGGCGTTTCACCTTTGCTCACATCATCCAGCAAGTTCACGGCATCCACCAGTTTTTTACCATCTGTTGCTGGAATATTCAGATGGTTGGCTAACTGGGCCCCTACGGCCACAAACACGGCATCAAACCCGCCTTGCTGACGCGCTTGAGAAATATCATCAACCCGCACACCACATCGCAGCGTAACGCCCGGCATAGACGTTATTCTAGCAATTTCATCTTTCAGAGGCTGTCTCGGCAACCTGTAGGCCGGGATGCCGTGCATCATCATCCCCCCCGGCTCTGCTGCGGCTTCTCGTATTTCAACCTGATGCCCTAGTCTGGCAAGATGATAAGCGCAGGAGAGCCCTGCTGGCCCACTGCCTATAATCAGCACTTTTTTGCCCGTGGATGGAGCAGACTGAAAACGCCATCCATTCTGCACTGCCAAATCACCCAAAAAGCGCTCTACAGCATGAATGGAAACCGCATCATCCAAACTGCCCCTGTTACACCCACCTTCGCATGGGTGGTAACAGGCTCTGCCGTGTACTGCGGGCATCGGGTTATTTTCTGTAAGTGCGTACCATGCTTTTTCGTAATCTCCAGCCTGTGCATGTGCCAACCAACCTTGAATATCCTCCCCCGCAGGACAGGCATGGTTACAAGGCGGCAAAAAGTGTTTGTAAACAGGTCTTTGCCATCGAGAACTCCCAACACCTCTACGTGTTGTATCCTGCATGACCTGTGTCATGTCGTGCAGCTTTATAGTCATGTAGGTTCTCTCCCGACCCCGTGGCCATTTCAAAGTGGCCGTGCGCATGCAACGCACATTTACGGAACAGATTTCTGAAACACATGCGTGAACCGTAATGCGCTTTGTGCAGGAAGGCAAAAATCGAATAATCCGTCAACTTTAAATTGATGAAAATATCTTCTCATTTAAATTATTTTTCTTGCAAATAATTTTCATTAAAAATTATTATTCGACAATAATTCCTATTCATAAAGAAAATAAGAACCAAAATAGTGCTGTATTTTAAAAAATAATAATTTGACGTATTATTCATTTTTGTTTTCCACAAAACTCATTTTCAACACTTAACTCCGAACAAGAAAACTGCAACGATGCAGGAGCCCCCCCCCCCCCTAACGACTGCCTCTTTTTTGATGAACATCACACAACGGATCATGGTCCATAATAGTTATTTAGAAACAAACTAATAATAAGAATTAAAATAATTAATGAAAATTATATACCGATTTAATACTTAATTTATAATATTTTTTGTTTGTTTGTTCTTTTTAATGTTATATTTTTGATTGATGAAAATATTATATCCCCCTCTACAATGTATTAAAAAATATCTCTTTTTTTAATCTTATTTTATTGCCGCTTTCAGACGGAGGAATTTTACTGTAAACAAAGAGCGAGAAGGACACTGGAGTTTGTAAAAAATTGACGGAACGCCCGCAAAAGCCCGTTACCAAGGCTAAACCAACAACAACCAGACCCAAAAAGTCCTATCGCGCTTCTCAAAAACGCGAAATGACACGCGCATTCAAGCAAGATGCCTTTGAAAGCGCGGCATGGAAAGTTTTTTCTGGCATTGGCTTAGATGCAGCAACAGTTAGAGATATTGTTGCTCTTAGCAATGTCTCTCCGGGCAGTTTCTATAATTATTACAAAACCAAAGAAGCCATTTTTGATATTATCCTCGTAAAAGTTGCGCAGCGCGTAAGAGGTGCAGCACGCCAGGCACGGAGCGAAGAAGATAATCTGGATGCAATGCTCCAGAAAAGTCAGTGCGCAGCTTTCCGGGAACTTCTCAGTATCCATGGTGCTCCGCATTTTCTGGAGCTGAATCAGCACCATATCAGAGCCAAGCTTTTTAATATGAGTGAAACACGGGAAATGCTGGATGACCTGAAGCAGAACCTGCTCAGATTGGTCCCCATGAAAAATACATCTCCCGAACGCATGGATTTTATTGCAGCCGCTGTTTTAACAACAGCTCTGGAAGGGTTACTGTATATTGCGCGCAACCCTTTAGTTGATATTGATCAAACATCCCATCTTACAGCGGGTATGGCAGCGGCAGGTATCCGTGCTGCTGCTGCGGCTGCCGGCTAATTTTTTGTCTTACCCGGCAGCAGAGGTAAGATGTGTGTATAGGATAGAGCAGCCAATAAGTATAAGCGCTATCCCACCACAGATCTCTGCATAGCGGCCAATCCACACACTGGCATGCCGCCCTAGCATAACCCCTGCCGTTGCCATAACCGTGGTAACGGCACCAATAACCAAGCAGGCCGATAAAATATTCACCTGCATAACGCCTAAGCTCACCCCTACCGCTGTTGCATCTATGCTGGTTGCCAAAGCTGTTCCAACCAACCCCAACACGCCACGGCTTACAGCTTTAGGCTGTTCAACTTCAGCCGCTTCTTCTGATGCATCTTTCATTGCCAAGCGGATCATGTTGCCGCCAATACCGCAGAGCAGTGCAAAGGCTATCCAATGGTCTACTGCGGCAATCCACGTGCTTAAAGCTAACCCCAGCACCCAACCCACAACAGGTGTAATGGCCTCAAAAAACCCGAACACAGCACCAATACGCAGGGCATCATTCCAACGTGCGTGTTTAACACTGGCCCCTTTGCCAACCGCAGCAGCAAAAGCATCCACAGAAAGAGAAAGCCCCAAAACGCCAAGTGTAAAAATACCAGTCATGAGCTTGTCCAAGGGCCGCAAAACGCAAAACAGCACGCACCGCCCCCCGGCCACAGTTGAGGCAATGATGCCGTTGGTCTTGCTGGGCGTTTTTTCTAAAACGCTGTCTCCGCCATGGCCTGCTGGCCAAGTGTGTTGACGAAGACCCCTCTGCAACAGAGGGTGGCTACTCCCCAATGAACGGGGCCTCTGTATCAATATCGCCGACATTCCGCAAGAGCCTGAAAAACCGAAGGCTTTCACGCAACATATGAAGCATTCATGATAATTCGAAATAAGAAGGTGAACGCTGGGCAAAAATAGCCGTTAGTATGCTGAAGCTAAATTCTGCGTGACATAAACTCGATAAAAAGGACAAAACACTATGATAAAATTATATTACACTCCGGGTGCCTGCTCTTTAGCATCGCATATTATTTTAAATGAAACACGCCTGCCCTTCGGTCTGGAAAAAGTAAACCTGAAAACCAAGACATTGGAAGATGGTCGAGATTATCTTAAGATCAATCCACGTGGTGCTGTTCCTGCCATCGAAATTTCACCCGGCGTAGTGCTTACCCAAAACGTGGCTATTCTCCCCTATATTGGCAACCTTTCTGATATTGCCGCCTTCCGGCCAGCAGAAGGCTCATTAGATCGCTCACGTCTGCTGGAAGCTCTGGGTTTTTGTGAAGATGTGCATAGTGCTTTTGGTATACTCTTCACCCCCGATCTGCCTGATACCACACGCGCACTTTGCCAAAAAACAGTAACCCGGCGGTTGGAACAGCTTGAGCAATTGCTAGAAAGCAATGGCACAGACTATTTACTTCCTGCTGGGTTTAGTCAGCCTGATGCCCTTATGGCCGTGATTTTAAGCTGGGCCGCCCCTTTGGATATTGATCTTGCCGCTTACCCCAAAGCACGCGCATTACGAGATAAAGTGTTTAACCGCCCTGCCACACAGGCCGCCCTTAAAGCAGAAGGTTTAGTGTAAGCCAGCAACTCTCCTGCCCTGCTAGATACTTTCTTGATCCTGTGGGGCAGGAGAAACCATATACATACCGGTTGTACGTGCTGGAGAAATCAACACCAACCCTGCAGCACGCGCGGTACGCACAGCAAGCGCCGTAGGCGCAGAAAGAGACACCACGGCGGACATGCCAGCAGCAACAGCTTTTGCGGCCATCTCATAAGAACAGCGGCTCGTTAAAAAACAAAACCCCTGCGTGAAATCTAGTTGATGCCTGAGCCCATATCCTATCAGCTTATCCAAGGCATTATGGCGGCCAACGTCCTCTCGCATATGCACAATATGTCCATTAGGCAAACACCACGCGGCAGCATGCAGCATACCAATGCCTTTATTCAAAACCTGATGGTTTCGTAAGTTTTCAAATGCTTTATGGATTGCGTTTGCATCAGGCTCCTGCCCTATTACACCACATATTTTACGGTTTGTTATGCTTTCCATGTCGGAACCACAAATCCCACACCCTGTCCGCCCTGCTATCGGACGGCGCGTGCGTGCCAGTACCTTGCGCAAGGATTCTGCATTTACGCGCACATCAGCCCGCAAGCTATCAGGCTGTGCTGTTATTTTTATTTGTCGCAAATCTGCACCGGAAGAAATAATATCTTCTGTAAAAGAAAAACCTACAATAAAATCATCTATATCATACGGTGTTATCATCATGACCGCATAATCAATACCATTGTATATTAACGCGAGAGGTGTTTCCTCTGCTACCATAAGCGTGTTGTGCTCTCGCGCCACAACTACGCTTTCATGCCCTTGCGGCCAGCTTATCCGCTCCGCTTCATACGGAAGCGCTACAGAAAAGGATATATTTTCTGCCATCACCCATTTCCTCTTGCAGCATCAACCTTACACACAGGAGCGCAATATTTTTGTGCACGCATAAGATCTTCAGGCGTGTTAATATTCATAAAAGGGTCCACTCCCTCTATTAGAGGAAAATCTACAGCACGTGCTTCCAAAACATGGGTAAGTGTACGCACACGTGTTTGATGCTTTTTATTCTCCGCCGTTAGGAAAGATAACTGTGCCGCCAACACTGGCTTGGCAGAAACAGGCCATGCTGCCACCAATGGGTGAGATTGCCCCCCACAACACGCATACGAAGGGGCTGGCACAAGTGCAGCCACAAGCCCCACAGGAATAAACGGCGTATCCACCGGTATTGTTATGAGTGTATCGTAACCGCACTTTTCTGCCCATTCCAACCCGCTTAACACCCCAGCCAATGGCCCTACATTATGTATGCTGTCTGGCAAAACAGGGCATTGCCAGGCACTAAAGCGTGCAAAATCACCATTAGCGCTAATCGCTACGGCGCTGCATTCGTGCTGCAACCGTGCAAAAACACGATCTAGAGAAAAGCCATTCCCTGTATCTAAAAATGCCTTATCCTGCCCATGCATTCGGCGCGCCTGTCCGCCTGCCAACACCAGTCCGGCTATTTTCATGTCCATTCCACCCTTTTTGAAAATATCTTTCTTGTTGATTCTAGTTTTTACTTTTTACACATTCTAAAATCTAAAGGATTTTTATATGCCTTATTGGTTTTGCAAACATGACATCTCAACGTACGCAGCTTATTTTTGGCATTATCGGCCGCAGTGGGGCCGGTAAAACGCATTTAATATCACGGTTGCTTCCTGCTTTTTGCCATCTCGGTTGGCGCGTCTCAACCATCAAGCACACGCATCATGGTGTAGATATGGACAAACCCGGCAAAGATACGTTTGTACACAGGCAAAATGGCGCTACAGAAGTTATGCTAGCCACCCCTGAACGATGGGTGCTTCAGCATGAATGCAATACCCTTCCCACTATATCTGATTTGCTCCAGCGTATGGAACCGGTAGATCTGGTACTGATAGAAGGCTTTCATGCAACTATGCCTACATGCATGGAAGTATGGAGACCCACCATAGGGAAAACCCCTTTATTCCCGCAAACGCCGGGGGTTGTTGCTATGGCATCTGACAATTCCAACATACCAAATATTCCAAACAATCTTACTGTTCTGGATCTGAATGATACAATAGCTATTGCAGCATATATTCGTGCGCACGCTTATGCGTTCAAATTACCAAACTAACTTGTAAAAGGTATCATCTGACACATATCCCCCACCTGTAGAGTTTCACCAGCCGACACTTTCACAAAACCAGTAGCCCGTGTGAGACAAAGAATATCAGAGGCCCCAACAGACGGCACAAGGCTAATAGAGTTTTCTCCCTTATTTTCTGTAAAATGCACTGGCAGAAAACAGGTTGTATCTGTTGCCGCAACATAAGAAAAACGGCTTTGCCCTTCTGTTGCTATACTTGCATTTGCCTCATACTTTTCATCCACCAGACAATGCAAAAATGGCACAACAAACAGTTGGGCACATATAGCTGCCGCTGCTGGATTTCCGGGCAGACAGAATACCATTTTCTGGCCGAGCTGCATGACTGTCATGGGCTTGCCGGGACGTATTTTAACACGTCGAAAAAGACATTTAGCCCCCATCTGGTTAAGGACAGACAAAACATGATCAGTCTGCCCAACAGAAATACCTCCCGTGGTGATAAGAATATCAGCTTCCTGCACGCACTGATAAAGGAGTTTATGCAAATCCTCCGCACTGTCTGAGCCACATACATAACGCGTGACCAATGCACCTTTACTTTGCAGCATTGCTGCTAGTAACTGTGTATTCAGTTCCGTTCGGCAATCTGTTGCTGTTGCGCCAAATTCTGCTCCATTGGCCACAACACAAATTTTGGGGCGTTTATATACAGCTACCTGTTTCTTACCTTGGTGCACCAATACAGGTAAATGCCGCCAATCCAGTTTTTGGCCGTGTTCGAGCAGCATATCACCTTTACAGAACTCCTCCCCTTTCCGCCGAACGTTCAAACCACTTCGGGCGGTCTGTTCCCGCAGATGTACACGCCCATCCATTATGGATGCGCGTTCCTGCGCCACAACACAATCAGCTCCTACAGGAAGCCGTGCCCCCGTAAGAATGCCGTATGCAACATCTTGACCCAAGGGTGGTGGAGTATCCCCCGCCGCTATTTGCCCAGCAAGAGGCAGACCTGTGTTCCCCGCTTTTTCCATATCAGCACAACGGAAGGCATACCCATCCATTGCTGAAATATCAGCTTCTGGGCGCGGCATCACTGCCCTTACATCCTCTGCAAGAATACGCCCATCTGCCTGCGCAATAGATACAAACTCTATTGGAAGTAATGGTATGTTTTGCATGCAAGCGGCAAGAAGTGCTTGTGCTTCATCATACCCCACCATATCTGGCGCTGTGCATTTTTGTTCTGGAGTGGCGGAGGCTAATAAAGAACCAACCATACAGCCATTATCCCGGAAATGAGAACGGATTCAAACCTGCGCGCGAAAACCCCTGCTGTTCTACGGCTGTATCCAAAGCAAAGCTATCCAGATCATCTGCAACGGCATCCAGATCCGGCTTATAATCCAACCGAAAAACCTTCAGATATGTTTTGCAGTCTCCACAGCTTTCGACTTGAACCGGGGCTTTTAAATCTTCAAATGTCCAGTGTTCAACATGAGCAGATGCACCGCACTCCACGCAGATACCACGCACTCTGTGCCAACGTGTCTCACACAAACTGCACTGAAGGTAACGTAGCCCCTCACGGTCTCCGCCCAATACAAGACTGGCTACCGGCTGGGCACCACAACAAGGGCATAATCTGGCCTCTCCAACAGGTTGTGTCTGTTGAATATGCTTCTGGTCTTGCCCAACAGCCTGCGCCCAAGAAACAGATAAAGCGGCCCATAGTATAACGGCTAACCCGGCATCAACCTGCGTATAATTCCCGCGTAACAAGTGGACAGCCGACTTTTTTAAAGCTGGTATATTCTGCCTGTAGCTTTCCAACATTATGCGCGTTTCTTCTGGAACAACAAACTTTACTTGCTGCACTAAAAATAAAAACGCCTGTTGCCAGTATGGTATTGCCAGAAACAACTTTTCAAGCTGATCTTGATCACATCCCTGCTTTGGCAAAGCACGAATAGCAGAACCGTCTGCCACACTCAGCGGCATATGTTTCAAAATCTGCTGCTGTGCCAAAACAAGATGAGAAAGAAATTCAAAATATCCTCCCTCCGCCTCACCCCGTTGTTCTGCCAGAAAACGTAGCCGTTTTTCCCTGCGGGTATATACAGCTTCCAGAACCGGAAAAATCAGTGGCTCAATAGCCTGCACGCCCGGCGTGCGTTTATCCAGCGGAACAATATCGGTTTCAGCACGCATCAATGTGGCCGCTTTGCAGAAGATTTTTCAGCAGGCAATACTTCCTCTTCATACCACCGATCATGATGCTGCCGCGCCCACGCACGGGATACGTAGCCTGTAATCATACCGCCAATAGAACCCCGTACCCATATGCCCATATAGATATGCCCCAACACCAACAGAATAAGCCCAAGCCCTGCAACAGAATGCGCCAGCAAAGCCAGCCGCACCACAGGGATGGAAAAATACATAGCAAAATAGGCGCGCCAGATTATTAACCCACTTACCAGAAGCAGGCTGATAAGTGACATAATGCCCCAGAACAATATCTTCTGGCCTGCATTGTATTTGCCGATCTGTAATTTCTCACCATGCTTGTTCATCAGCACATCAACAATATGGCGAAACCACGTGATATCTGTGCGCACAAACAGGTTGTGGTGCACAAAGCGCACGCACATACACATCAGCAATACAAATACTGTTATACCAAGAAACGGGTGTAGCAACCGCGCCATCTGCGGTGGCCCAAGCACATACCCAAGCCAGTTCAGGCTAGGGAAAAACCATGAGATTCCAGAAAGCGCAACCAGAAAAAAACAGGCAACCATTGTCCAATGGCAAAGCCGATCCATAAACTTTGTGCGTAGTATAAGATTTTGGGTATCCATTACGCATCACTCCCGTTCTGGTCCGGCTTTTCATCTGCCGCCATCCGTTCCTGTTCAGAAACCTTCGGCAATGTTTCATCCGTGGTATTGGGGCCAACGGCCATGTAATGTGCAAAGGCACCTGCCAACGTGGCAACAAAGCCAAGCGCACCAACTGGTTTCAGCCATTCCTTCCAGCCACGTACAACCGGGCTGATATGAGGTTCGGCTGGCAATCTGTGATAAAGAGTTGGATTATCGGCATGGGTCAGCACATACATAACATGCGTGCCGCCTACGCCCGGCGGATCATACAATCCTGCACCTTCATGCCCACGACTTTTAAGATCTTCCACACGCGTTGCCGCCAGATCTTTCATGTCTGCCTTGGAACCAAAAGATATAGCGCCGGTCGGGCAGGTTTTTACGCAAGCGGGTTCCTGCCCTACAGCAACCCTATCTGCGCATAAAGTGCATTTGTAAGCCTTGTTATCTTTTGTATTGATACGCGGAATATCAAACGGACACCCCGCAATACAATACCCACAACCAATGCATTGTTCAGACTGAAAATCCACAATGCCGTTAGCAAACTGCAAAATAGCACCCGGGCTTGGGCAGGCCTTCAGGCAGCCCGGGTCCTCACAGTGCATACATCCTTCCTTGCGCAGCAACCATTCCAGCTTGCCCCCCTCATCCTCCACTTCATCAAAGCGGATGACGGTCCATGTTTCTGCTGTTAGGTCAGCGGGATTGTCATATACACCTACGTTGTGCCCAACCTCGTCCCTTAGATCATTCCATTCCGAACAGGCAACCTGACACCCCTTGCAACCCGTGCAGAGAGAAACGTCAATCAGTTTGGCGACTTCCTGCTCATGCCGTCGCGCCTGAGGTGATGGTGTAAGCCCATTGGTGGCGGAACGGCGAATGATGTCCTGTGACTGCATGCTCATCAGCGCACCTCAGACTTTTTCAACATTAACAAGGAAGGCCTTGAACTCTGGGGTTTGAGAGTTTGCATCGCCCATGGCTGGTGTCAGTGTATTGGCTAAAAAGCCTTTACGTGTGGCACCCTTAAAACCCCAATGGCAGGGCACTCCAACCTGATCAACTTCCTGCCCCATCACATTCAGGCGTTTAAGCCGCTTGGTGACTACTGTCTTGGCCTCAATATACCCACGGCGGGAAGACACTCGCACCGTATCACCCGCGGCAATGCCCAGTTTGCCAGCAAGAGGCTCCCCTATTTCCACAAACTGCTCTGGCTGCATAATGGCGTTTAGATGTGAATGCTTTGTCCAATGCCGAAAAAGCTCTGTAATGGAATAAGTTGTGGCCACATATGGAAACTCTGACGGGCTGCCCATACGCGGTATTTCATCTGCAAATTGTCGGGCCACTGGGTTATGCCGCACCTTGCTCCCCAACGCTGGCGCCAATACCGGGCTTTCTGTTGGCTCATAATGTTCGGGGAAAGGCCCATCTACCAACGATGCCCCCGCAAAAAGACGGCTTACACCTTCACTTTGCATAATAAATGGCCCAACACCGCTACCCGGCGGAGATGTAAGCGGGTAATCAGGCACATCTGCCCCGCCCCAACGCTGGCCATTCCATTCAATAATCTTGCGGCGCGGATCCCACGGGCGCCCCTGTGGATCCAACGATGCACGATTGTAAAGCAAGCGCCTGTTTGCAGGCCAAGCCCATGCCCAACCGGGCGTATTACCCAGACCTGTATCCGTATTATCGCGCCGCGCCATCTGGTTACCGGCCTCTGTCCATGAACCAGCAAACACCCAGCAATAGCTGGCTGTTGTGCCATCATCTTTCAGCACAGAAAAATCAGGCAGCAGCTCCCCTTTTCTAACAACCACCTTGCCTGCGGCATCCTGAATATCTGCCAACGCATAACCATTCGCTTCCTGCGCCACTTCCTCTGGCGTAGGATCTTCCGGGTCCCGGTAGTTCCACTGCATATTTAGAACGGGTTCTGGGCATATCCCCCCTTCCTTCGCGTACAAAGCGCGCAACTTGGTAAAGATGGTGCCCAGAATGCGTCCATCATTCCAAGCTTCTCCTGGTGGTTGCGTGCCTGCATAATGCCACTGCAACCAACGTGCAGAATTCACCACTGAACCATTTTCTTCTGCAAAACAGGAAGAAGGCAGGCGGAAAACTTCTGTCTGGATATCTTCAGGCCTTACATCATTGTAAACGCCCTCGTTCTGCCAGAAATTGGATGTTTCTGTATCCAGCGGATCAATTGTTACAAGGAAACGCAATTTAGCTAAGCCATCACGCATACGGTTTTTATCTGGCATGGCAGCAAGCGGGTTAAAGCCCTGCGCAATGTAACCGTTGACCTTGCCTTGCTGCATACGTTCAAAATAGGCCAGCATATCGTAACTGCGGTCCCACTTTGGCAGCCAATCATACCCCCAGTTATTGGAAGCTGTGGCATGATCCCCCCATAGGGTTTTCATCAGACTTACAAAAAACTTGGGCGCATTATGCCAATAATTAACCTCCTTGGGCTCATCCGCCTTTGGGGTAACTGCCAGCAGGTAGGCATCTAATGTTTGCTGGCTGTCTTTAGGCAGATTCATATACCCGGGCAGACGCGTTGAAAGCAGCCCAAGATCCGTATAACCCTGAATGTTGGAATGTCCGCGCAAAGCATTCAGGCCGCCACCGGGCATCCCCACGTTACCCAACAGCATTTGCACCATAGATGCCGCACGAATGATCTGAGACCCGTTGGTGTGATGGGTCCAGCCCAGAGCGAACAGGAACGTAGACGTACGATCTGGCACACTCGTAGATGCCAGTGTTTCACATACGTGCAGAAAATCTTTTTCCGGCGTGCCCGTGATTTGGGAAACAAGCTCTGGCGTATAGCGGTTCGTATAGGTGCGTAAAAGATTTAGAACACAACGTGGATTTTGGAATGTTGGGTCCTGCTTGGCAAACCCTTGTTCATCGCGCTCGTAATCCCACGAGGTTGTATTGTAGCTACGCGTAGCGGCATCATACCCGGTAAACAGGCCTTCATGAAACTGAAAGTCTTCACGCACTATCAACGCGGCGTTTGTGTAGGCTTTTACATATTCATGCTGAATTTTATCGTGCGTCAGCAGATAATTGATAACACCCAACATAAAAGCGGCATCAGAACCAGCACGAATTGGCGCGTAAAAATCTGCAACGGCTGCACTT includes:
- the fdhE gene encoding formate dehydrogenase accessory protein FdhE translates to MRAETDIVPLDKRTPGVQAIEPLIFPVLEAVYTRREKRLRFLAEQRGEAEGGYFEFLSHLVLAQQQILKHMPLSVADGSAIRALPKQGCDQDQLEKLFLAIPYWQQAFLFLVQQVKFVVPEETRIMLESYRQNIPALKKSAVHLLRGNYTQVDAGLAVILWAALSVSWAQAVGQDQKHIQQTQPVGEARLCPCCGAQPVASLVLGGDREGLRYLQCSLCETRWHRVRGICVECGASAHVEHWTFEDLKAPVQVESCGDCKTYLKVFRLDYKPDLDAVADDLDSFALDTAVEQQGFSRAGLNPFSFPG
- a CDS encoding formate dehydrogenase subunit gamma; its protein translation is MDTQNLILRTKFMDRLCHWTMVACFFLVALSGISWFFPSLNWLGYVLGPPQMARLLHPFLGITVFVLLMCMCVRFVHHNLFVRTDITWFRHIVDVLMNKHGEKLQIGKYNAGQKILFWGIMSLISLLLVSGLIIWRAYFAMYFSIPVVRLALLAHSVAGLGLILLVLGHIYMGIWVRGSIGGMITGYVSRAWARQHHDRWYEEEVLPAEKSSAKRPH
- the fdxH gene encoding formate dehydrogenase subunit beta, coding for MSMQSQDIIRRSATNGLTPSPQARRHEQEVAKLIDVSLCTGCKGCQVACSEWNDLRDEVGHNVGVYDNPADLTAETWTVIRFDEVEDEGGKLEWLLRKEGCMHCEDPGCLKACPSPGAILQFANGIVDFQSEQCIGCGYCIAGCPFDIPRINTKDNKAYKCTLCADRVAVGQEPACVKTCPTGAISFGSKADMKDLAATRVEDLKSRGHEGAGLYDPPGVGGTHVMYVLTHADNPTLYHRLPAEPHISPVVRGWKEWLKPVGALGFVATLAGAFAHYMAVGPNTTDETLPKVSEQERMAADEKPDQNGSDA
- the fdnG gene encoding formate dehydrogenase-N subunit alpha is translated as MALGRREFLRNTGACVAGASAVALGFVPPVKALAQETRQYKLLRAKETRNNCTYCSVGCGLLMYALGDGAKNAKPSIFHIEGDPDHPVSRGSLCPKGAGLVDFIHSETRLQYPSYRAPGSREWKRVSWKEATDRIARLLKDDRDKNFIKRNEKGELVNRWLSTGMLASSAASNETGLLDFKFARALGILGLDCQARLCHAPTVSALGASFGRGAMTNNWVDIKNANVVLIMGGNPAEAHPVGFKWVMEAKTRNGAQVMVVDPRFNRSAAVADFYAPIRAGSDAAFMLGVINYLLTHDKIQHEYVKAYTNAALIVREDFQFHEGLFTGYDAATRSYNTTSWDYERDEQGFAKQDPTFQNPRCVLNLLRTYTNRYTPELVSQITGTPEKDFLHVCETLASTSVPDRTSTFLFALGWTHHTNGSQIIRAASMVQMLLGNVGMPGGGLNALRGHSNIQGYTDLGLLSTRLPGYMNLPKDSQQTLDAYLLAVTPKADEPKEVNYWHNAPKFFVSLMKTLWGDHATASNNWGYDWLPKWDRSYDMLAYFERMQQGKVNGYIAQGFNPLAAMPDKNRMRDGLAKLRFLVTIDPLDTETSNFWQNEGVYNDVRPEDIQTEVFRLPSSCFAEENGSVVNSARWLQWHYAGTQPPGEAWNDGRILGTIFTKLRALYAKEGGICPEPVLNMQWNYRDPEDPTPEEVAQEANGYALADIQDAAGKVVVRKGELLPDFSVLKDDGTTASYCWVFAGSWTEAGNQMARRDNTDTGLGNTPGWAWAWPANRRLLYNRASLDPQGRPWDPRRKIIEWNGQRWGGADVPDYPLTSPPGSGVGPFIMQSEGVSRLFAGASLVDGPFPEHYEPTESPVLAPALGSKVRHNPVARQFADEIPRMGSPSEFPYVATTYSITELFRHWTKHSHLNAIMQPEQFVEIGEPLAGKLGIAAGDTVRVSSRRGYIEAKTVVTKRLKRLNVMGQEVDQVGVPCHWGFKGATRKGFLANTLTPAMGDANSQTPEFKAFLVNVEKV